The stretch of DNA TTTGAATCGCGTGTTCTTTAGTGAATCAGGTTCGGTCTCGGTCGAGGTCGCTATGAAAATGGCGGCGCAGTATTGGCTGAACCGTGGTGTGCGCGGGCGGACGAAGTTTGTCAGTTTTTTGCATGCTTATCACGGCGACACAATCACAGCGATGTCGGTCTGCGATCCGGTGAACGGCATGCACGCGCACTTTCGCGGGTTTCTGCCGGAGCAATTCAACACCGACTTGCCGGTGGACGAGGAATCAACAGCGGCGCTCGATCGGTTGTTGGGCGAGCATCGCGACGAAATCGCTGCCGTGATACTCGAACCGATCGTCCAAGGGGCAGGGGGGATGCGATTCCATCCACCCGAAACGGTGACCACAATTCGCCGGTTGTGTGATGCGCATGATATGTTGTTGATCGCCGACGAAATTGCCACGGGCTTTGCGCGGACGGGGACGATGTTCGCCTGCGAGCAGGCCGACGTGGTGCCGGATATCATGTGCGTTTCTAAAGCACTCACCGGTGGCACAATGCCGATGGCGGCGACGGCGGCGACGGATCGTGTGTTCGAGGCATTTCTCTCCGACGATCCGGCGCATGCACTGATGCATGGTCCGACCTTTATGGCGAATCCGTTGGCGTGTGCGGCGGCGCATGCGTCGTTGGATTTGTTTGAGCGCGAGCCGCGACTTGAACAAGCACGGGCGATTGAAACAGCGATTGCTGAGCAATTGGCTCCCTGTCGAGAGTTGCCGGGCGTGGTTGATATCCGCGCGAAAGGCGCGATTGGGGTGATTCAGGTCGACCAGCTGCGGCACGTCGGTTGGCTGCGCGAGCGGTTTTTGGAAGAGGGCGTTTGGATCCGCCCATTCGGGGATGCGATTTATATCACACCGTCGCTGGTGATATCGCCAGAGGATTTAAGCACTTTGTGTGCGGCGATGGTGATGGTTGTTACGCAGTGGTCGGAGCTCGGGGAGTGAGGGTGGTGGGGGTTGGGGGAGACCTTCGCACAACAAGTGTTGGGGTTGAGGCTCGTTTGATTATGTGTGCACGTCTCACGCCTGTTCCCTCAAGCCTCATGCCTACGTTGGGAGACCTTCGGTCAGGGCTTGTGCGGGGTCGGGAGACCCGCGCACAACATCGCTGAAGACTTGCGCACAACAGTGTTGGAGACCCGTTGCGTTTGGTGGGTGGTTTGGGAAAATGCGGTTTGCAATGTTCTTCTGTTTCAAGTGATACCAGTCAGCCAGTTCCTATGTCATTCCCTGAACCACAATTGAAACAAGCGCGTTTGCATCTGCGGCGAGTTGATCCGGTGATGCGTTCGTTGATCGATGCGGTTGGGCCGCCGGTGTTGAAGTTGCGGCCGCAGCGGTTTCAGATGTTGGTGCGTTCGATCATTGCGCAGCAGATTTCGACCATGGCGGCGCGGAGTATTCGCCGGCGGTTTGATCAACTTGTTGGCCCCGGCACCACTACGGCGGAAAAGGTGGCGCGGCTTTCGCCTGCTGAAATGCGGACGGCGGGGATTTCGCTGCAGAAGGCGATGTACCTGCATGATTTGGCGGCCAAGGTGCTCGACGGTACGGTGCGATTGCGGACCGTGGGGCGGATGAGCGATGACGAGGTGATTGCCGAATTGGTGCAGGTCAAGGGGATCGGCATCTGGACGTCGCAGATGTTTTTGATGTTCTGCCTGGGGCGGCCGGATGTCTTTCCGCACGGCGATTTGGGAATTCGCAATGCGATGAAAAGTCTGTATCGTCTTGAGGATTTACCCGACCGGACGACCAGCGAAGAACTCTCCGCCCCCTGGCGACCGCATGCGACGATAGCCAGTTGGTACTTGTGGCGGAGTCACGACCTCAAAACAGGCGCAGCGGACGGGCCGGATATTTTTCCCTGTTAGCCGTAGGTCATGCTGTGCATGACGTTGCTTCGACGAATTTCTATCCCTTGCGCTTCGTCATGCACAGCATGACCTACGAATACTTTGCATTCTCGAAAAATCTGGGGAATAAAACGGCTTGTCGGTGGATCTTATTTAGCGTGGATGACATCCGGCCCCTTCTGGGCCGGCGGCCCCAATGCCTCAAAGGGATCACCATGCGCCGACACCTCTCCTTGCTCACGTTGACCGGTTGGTTGGTACTCCCTTTTTTAATGGGAGGCTGCAGCGAGCAAGTGCGGGAAGACCGTACGATCACGTTTTCCGACAACGGAAAGGCGGCCGGTTTCCAACATGGAGGCGAGGGGGTGTTTGTCACCAACTCGCAAACCGGTGCGTTGGAGAAAGTCTTCCAACCAGACGAATTCACGCTCGCGACCAGCACGCCGTTGTGGGCGCCCGACAATAAACGGATGTTGTTCACGACAGCCGTTGAGCGGCAAACCGACCCCGACGCGCCGCCTCCCGGTCCGGTCGCCGCCATTCCGTGGGACATCGCACCAGAAGGCCGCGCGTTTTTAAAACAGCCGATTCGTTACACCTGTTGGTTGCGCACGGAAACTGCCGATGCGGACACGTCGAAACCAGTCGCCTTGTTCGAGGCCGATTGCCTGCACACGGGATACGTCGCTGCAAATCTGGCAGTCCGTTGGCATCCCGGCGGGCAGAAGGTGTTGTACGTCAAACAGGTCGATGAACATCATCACGGAGTCTATGAATTTGACCTCGAAACCCGTGCGTCGCGGCGCGTCTTTCCGCATGCGGCTTCCGCGGTCATTTTTGATTATTCTCCTGATGGAAAATATCTCGTCTGTCTGGCGGCGGCGAATGAAGAACCACCGTCGCGGCATGGGATGTGGATCAGCGAAACCGACGGCGCGAATTGGTGGCGCGTGCCGCAGACTGCCATTGGAGAGGATCAAGATGGGTTGGTCTCGATTGAAAAACTCCGTGCCGCTCGCCCAGCTTGGTCCCGGCAAGCAGCGCAGTTTGCGTTTATCACCTCTTCGACGCCGGACGAAAACCAAACGGAGTATGTGCTGTACGTTGGCAACGCCGAGTCGCGTGAAGTGCGTCCCCTCCTGACCGACTCCAAACGACTGGCTCAATTGCATTGGGCGCCCGACGGTAAGCGATTGGGAATCGTGACTGGTGAGAAATCGCCCTCATTGCAGTTTGTTGCGTTGGACGGCACGCGATCAATGCCGATTAACGTCCGCCCGGTGCGAAAATTTGCTGGCTGGAATGCAGCGGGGGATCAATTGGCCTATGTTGCTCCAGAAGCATTCTCACGCACGCTGGGTGACAGCTATTGGGCGATGGCGTTTTTCCCTCAGCCGTTGGCGCGCGATGTGATCTATGTTGCTCCCGGGAATGGAAGCGCAACAGGCGATGCGGTCTTTTCCGGCATGCGGGTCACGTTTCCGCATTGGTCGCCGACCGAAGAAAAACTTTCGGTGTGGTTCACGTACACACCGACGTATCGCTCGTTGCTCACAGAGTTTCTCAGGTGGGGACTGCAACAGGGCGATCCGGCAGCGATTTTTGATGTTGAAACTGGCGACATCGAGTGGATGACGGTCAATGCTGCTGAGAAAGCACAGGTGGGACACTATCACCTGTTGCAAAAAAATTATGACGAAGCACTGAAGTGGTACGAACAAGCGGCGGCGGAACTTCCTCCTGAAATTCCGCCCGAATCGGACTCGATGTTTCGGCCGTTTGTTGGACTACAGAATTTTGCGTTCTTTCATTACTACTGTCTCGACAAATTGGGCCGCACCGAGGAGGCGGCGGCGAAGTTGGCGGATTTTGAACGCACGTTTTTCCCGCCCCCTGCTGAAATCTCTGCAACAGCAACGCCCGAAGAGCAGCAACTGGTGGCGGATCAAAATCAGTGGTTGGAGGAACAGACGTCGATGCCGCGCTTGCTGCGCAATTTGTACATCGCCGAAGTCTTCTTGAGTCTAGAGGCCGCTGCTGACGCCGAAACGTTTTTCCGCGCCGCTCTGGAAACTGCTCCGCACAAAAATGCCGGGCTGGCCGATGCGATCGTGCTGTCGCAAATCTTGCTGGTGCGTCAAAAGACGGCGGAGTATGCTGACTTTGCCACAAACACCTTAGCTCCGCTGGTCCAACAGACGTTCCATTTTGAACAGTATGGCCCCGCGGCCGAAGACCGTGCCCTGATGCTATTGCCGGAGCATCTCGCGGTGACATCGCTCGTGCCGATGTTCTCTACTGAGTTTGTCGCAGGGCTGACCGCTGAACAGGTGGGCGCGCTCGTGCCCCAATGGGAAACGCTTCGCGAACAGTCTGATCACGACACGGCAAAAATGGGGTGCGACTTATTTCTAAAAGCGGCCTATCAACGATTGGACCGCCCCGCGGATCAGCGGCGCGTCGAACAGGATCTTGCGAAGAATCCCCAGCGGGAGAAATTGCTCCCCGAAGGTGGGATTGATGAACTCGTAAGCGAGTTCCGCAAAGTGATCGCTAGGCAAACCCCTTAAAATGTGTTGCGATGTTGCGTTTAGCGATGACTTCTATTGATTCGTGCTTTGACGCCTCTTGGTTTCGCGCGGCTCGGCGGGAGCCTCGCCCTCCCTGGACGTTCGATTTGATCGTGGACACGGGTGATTGACGGGTTGGTCTGGGTGGTTTAGATTGAGCTATCAGAATCACTCTATCCCTTTCTCGATGTTTTCACGGTGACGCTATGCTGGCCAAACGGATTATTCCCTGTCTCGACGTGCATGGCGGACGCGTGGTCAAAGGGACCAACTTTGTCAATCTGCGCGATGCGGGCGATCCTGTTGCCGTAGCGGCGCGGTATGAAGAGGAGGGGGCCGACGAGTTGGTGTTTTTGGATATCACCGCCAGCCACGAGGAACGCGATATTCTGGTCGATATCGTACAGCGGACTGCGGAGGTGATTTTCATGCCGTTGACCGTCGGCGGCGGAATTCGCAATTTGGACGACATTCGCACGCTGCTCAATGCGGGATGTGATAAAGTTTCGATCAATTCCATGGCGGTCAAAGATCCGGAATTCATTCGCCAAGCAGCTCGGCGATTCGGCAGCCAGTGCATTGTGGTGAACATTGATCCCAAGCGAGTCGATCGGGAGGGTGAGGAGTTTTGGGAAGTGTTCATCAACGGCGGACGCGTACCAACCGGCTTGCAGGCGGTCGAATGGGCGCGTGAAGTCGAGGCGCTTGGGGCGGGGGAAATCGTGTTGACGTCGATGGATGCCGACGGAACCAAGGATGGCTACGACTTGCCGATCACCCGAGCCGTAGCTGAAGCAGTGAAGATTCCGATTGTTGCCAGTGGGGGCGCGGGTTGTCCTGAACATCTTTTTCGTGCGGTAACCGACGGCAAAGCAGATGCGGCATTGGCGGCCAGTATCTTTCACTATGGGGAATATTCGATTCCGGAAACCAAGGCCTATTTGGCCGAACGTGGTGTTATTGTGCGGCCCAATCCGGTTTTGCCGGGTTAGAATCGCATCGCGAGCTGCCATTTGAGGCTGCGTGTCGGCGAGAAATCGTGGTCCTGGGAAATTCGCGCTAGCGAATCGCCGCTTGTGCACGTTAGAATATGAAGACCCGGTGTGCCCTGCCGGTTTCGTGGGCGCAGGTGCGGCGGGATGTTGTGTTTTTGAGTGATTTCGCAGTTGATTCGGAGCAAAGTTGATGGCGACCGCTACTGAAGCTACCACAGATTCATCAGATCCGGCGATGCCTTCGGTCACCGGTCCTGCCGGCGATTTAGAAGTCAATAAGCTTTTTCGTCAGTTGATCAAATTTGAGGGGTCGGACTTGCACCTCAAGGTGGGCAAGCCGCCGATCTTGCGGATCAAGGGAACGCTCCGCGAATTGCAGATGGACATTCTGACGAAGGAGAAGATGGAGCAACTCTGCTTCGCCATGATGGACGATCGGGCCAAGCGGATTTTCGACGTCGACGGCGGTGCGGACTTTGCCCATATCGTGGAATACGAAGGGGAAGACTGGCGTTTCCGTGTGAACCTGTTTATTCAAATGGGTCATGTGGGCATGGTTTCGCGGAAAGTCGAGCGGTTTATTCCCAACTTCGCGGGCTTGAACCTGCCCCCGATTATGGAAAAGCTGTGTCAATACGACCAAGGCATGGTGCTGCTGGCCGGTGTGACGGGAAGTGGCAAAAGTACGACGATCGCCTCGATGTTGGACTGGATCAACGAGCGGAAACGCAAACACATTTTAACGATCGAAGACCCGATCGAATTTGTGTATACGGAAAATAAAAGTTTGATCAACCAGCGCGAAGTGGGGATCGACGTCAAGGACTTTGAGATCGCCATGAAACATGCTGTCCGGCAAGATCCGGACATCATGCTAGTGGGCGAAATGCGGGACAAGGAAACTTTCTCGACCGCTATGCACGCGGCCGAAACGGGTCACTTGGTCTTTGGAACCATCCACGCCTCGACCGCTCCCAGTACCATTGGCCGGATTTTGGATCTATTTCCACAGGACATGCATACGGCCTTGCGTAGTAGTATGGGGTTCAACCTCAACGCGATCGTCGCTCAGAAGTTATTGCCGACCATTCGCGAGAATCCCAAGCGAGTCCCGACTGTGGAAATCATGACCATGAATCCCACAATTCGCAAATTGGTGATCGAAGAGATGGATGAAAAGCTGCCCGATGCCATCATCATCGGCCGTCAAGAAGGCATGCAGACCTTCAACGACAGTTTGAAATATTTCATCGACCATGAATTCATCAGCCGTGCCACCGCCTTTGAAGTCTCGCCCAACGTGGAACAATTGAAGATGATCCTCAAAGGCATCGAAGTCAAATCGCGGGGGATTTTGTAAGTTTCGTCACTTCACGGTGGGCGGTCCACGGTCGCCTCTCAAATCTATGCGCAGGATTCGTCGCCAACCTATCGCGGGAGCCATCGTGTTCAAATCCCTTTTCGTTAGCTGTCTCATCTGCATGGGGATGTGGGCCAGCCTACCTGCGGTCGCCCAGGCTGAGCCTGCCGATTCGTTCATTGCAACAGCCCCCATCGCTCCCGTCATTGCCCAGTTGCCCACGACGCCGACCAAACTGACCGGACCAACTGCCTATCCGGTCGTTCCCGGTCGACGGTTTTATCGCGGCAATAATCCCATTCGCCCGGAGGTCGGGGGATACCTCAACCTGCTGCGGCTGATTCCGATTGTAGGACTATTGGTCCTTTGGGTCTGGTCGACCTATTGGATCGACCAGGACAGTCGTGGATTGAAACTGGATGCCGCGCAGTGGAACGCGATTGCGCTCTTGTCCGGTGTGGCCGCCTTTTTGTTGGTCTTAGTGCTGCCGCATTTTGGGATCGGTTTTTTGGCGATGTCGCTGTTGTATGCGGTTCCGCTGGGGTTATACATCCGCGAACGCAATGGCCGCGTTCCGGAAAACTCAAAAGTGATGACGCCCCGCCACATTGAAAAAGTGGTCCGTCGGCAACTGGGGCGGCTCGGTATCGACATGGGCAACCGCAACACCCGCGAAGAATCGATCGGCCCGCCGATTGAATTCATGGGCAAATCGGTGTCCGGGTTGGGGGGAGACGAAGGTCGTTCCCGGCAGGTCGAAAACTCCAAAGGCTATTTGGCCGCCAAAGAGCTGGTCTACGACGCCATCTTGCGGCGCTCGACCGACATTCACCTGGAACCGATGAAAGATCAAGTCGCCACCCGGTATCGCGTCGACGGGGTCATGTACCCCGCTGAACCGTTCGATCGCGCGGTGGGCGATGCCGTGATTAACATCTTTAAGGTGTTGGGCGCCATGGATATCACCGAGCGTCGCCGCCCGCAAGACGGTAGTTTTTCCGCCGATTTAGAAGGGCGGCAAATTGACTTTCGTGTGGCAACACAAGGCACGCAAGCCGGCGAAAAGCTCAGTTTGCGGATTCTCGATCAAGCCAACTCCGTCAGTCAACTGGCCCATCTGGGACTACGCAAACAGGTCCAAAAAAGCCTCGCAAATATCATTCATCAACCGCACGGTTTGCTGCTGAGTTGCGGTCCCACGGGAGCAGGGAAGTCGACCACGCTGTTCGCTGCCCTGAACGAGATTGATTCCTATCAGCGAAACATCATCACCGTCGAGGACCCGGTGGAATACCGTTTGGAAAACGTCTCACAGATTGAGATTAACAGTAAATCGGGACAGAACTTCGCCACGTCCTTACGGAGCATCCTCAGGCAGGACCCCGATGTGTTGATGGTGGGGGAAATCCGTGATGGCGAAACGGCGAAAATCGCCTGCCAAGCAGCCAATACCGGGCACATGGTTTTTTCCACGATCCACGCCAACGATACCTTCACTGCGTTATTTCGACTGCTGGACTTGGGAGTGGAGCCGTTCGTTGTTTCGACGTCGATCACGGCGATCCTGGGGCAACGTCTCGTGCGGAAATTGTGCCCCGACTGCAAAGAAGCTTATAAGCCCAGCACAGAATTGCTCAAAAAAGCAAACCTGGCTCCCGGTAAAATCGAAGCCTTTTATCGCCCCCCCACAAATCCGCAATACGAATGCCCTTCGTGCAACGGCCTAGGATTTCGTGGCCGGATTGGGGTGTTCGAATTGTTGGTGATCACTGATCGCATCCGAGACATGATTCGCGAAAATCCTTCGATGTCCGCCATCAAAGCCGAGGCGCGCAAAGAGGGGATACTCTACATGCAGGAAGAAGGACTGCGACTGGTGGTCCATGGTGCAACCTCGATGCAAGAATTACTGCGCGTCATCAAATAGTCATTTCATCCACGCGTAGCTGTCGTCGCTCACAGCGGGCTGCGATACGATCGCTTAAACAGGCTGACCAATCGTCATGGAATTGTTGTTCAACGGACTACTGTTGTTGGTCTTCGGCATCGTCACTTGGTGCGTCGCCAGTGAAGGCGCCTGGGGCGCCGGCATTATCCTGCTGTGCGTCGTCTTTTCCGGACTGCTGGCGATGAACTTCTTCGAACCGCTGGCCATCGGCCTGGATGGCATGTTGCCGGCCGGTTATGCCGATATCGTGGCTCTGTGTCTGCTGTTTACCGGCTTTGTTTCGCTGCTGCGCGTGGCTACCGAATGGATTGCCCCCATCGATATCGAACTTCCCGCGCCAGTCTATCAAGCGGGGCGGTGGGGCTTCGCGGTCATCACCGGTTATGTGACGATGGCCTTTCTACTGACCGCCTTGCACACAGCGCCGTTGCCGCGGGAGTTTGCCGGATTCAAACCGGAGCGAAAAAACCTGCTCAATATGGCTGCCCCCGACCGTCAATGGTTGGGATTTACGCAATATGTCTCTGAGCACGCATTGCGTAACAGCGTCGCGGGTCGCCGCCGCGTGTTCGACGGCTTGGAATTACGCCGTTTCGGACGTCCCAACGATACCCTGTGGGCCGCATTTCCGATCCGCTATGCCACCCGCCGCGAACTGATTTCCGGCGCCGCGTCTAGCAGTTCATCGGGCAACACCCTGAGCGCCGGCGGCGGTTCAAGCGGGGGAGGCAGCAGTAGCGGCCCCCCCAAACGCGGCACCGGGATGTAAGTCACTGCGCCATCGCATTCACCCACCGCCGAAACCATGCTCAATGAATCGCGGCAGGTTTTTGTGTTTCGTACAGACCGGGAATGCAACATGGTTACTTCGGTGACGAGGTCTTGGTTTGCTGCTCCTTGCTAAGCATGGTTTCAAGCGTTGACTGATCGCCTTGAACCAAACGGCCTTTCGGATCAATCAACAGCATCGTCCCAAAATATTCCACTCCAAAACGTTTCATTGTCTCGTAGGAATTGTCCAACAGCACGGGAAACGGCAGAGCTTTTCCGTTCCAGACTGCCTTCACGATCGGTTTCATCAGGAGATCGAAATCGGCCATCGATTTCAACTTGCCTTCCATGTCGACGCAGATGGAAACGATTTCGAAGCGGTCACGTTGTTTTTGGTGGGCCTCGTAAAACTTGTGGAGTTTGGGAAGCGTTCTCCCCATACAAGGCGCGCATGATGGCGACCAGAAATAGACCAGCACCCATTTGCCGCGAAAATGTTCCGCCTGCGCGTCTTTGGGTATTCCCCGTGCATCGACAACATGCCAAGTGGGGCATTGCTGACCGTACTTTTGTGTGAAATCGTGCCATTCTCCTGCCTGTTTGGCTTTCTCGATCTCATTATTCCTCCTTGGTTTTGGAATAAGATCGAACACTCCACAGTCAAACTCACGCTGGTCTTCCGTCAGTTTGATCGCGTGGGGCTTGGCTAATTCCAGACCCGGCGGATCGAGACCGAAAACCTCGAACCCATACGCGCCAGGTGGAAACCAAAACTCAAAACGAGATTCCCTCGAAGAACACATACCGAGCGCAAAGTTCCCCAAGGGAGAATCTTCGTTGGATGGAATGCTAGCCCTGACCGAGAGTTCACGAACCTTCTCACCTGTCGCCGCCACGCGGACTCGACCATGCACACGGACCAACGGAACGAGTTGGCCTTCAATGCGAGACGGGAGATTGCGCTGATCAAAAGTAATCAGAGCGCCTCGTTTCCGCTCTTTGTCGACAGCCATGAGCTTGCATTCCCGAAAGGATCGCAATTCGATCGCAAAATTGCCATCCGCATCCGTTAGCGCGGGAGCAGCACCCCAGGGTTCCATTCTCCCTTCATTCATCGCGAGTTCCGGATGATCTTCGTCGTCTTTCATGAAGTGTTGGAGCTGTTTCAGAGTCACACCATTGGAACCCCAAACGGTAGCAACGGAGACATTTGCAACGGGACGCCCCGCTTGATCGACAATTCGGCCGCGCAAAATCCGCGTTTCCTCGGCACCACGAGCTTGCTGAACATCGACACACGCAAGGACCAGCAGACAGCCATATAACAATATGCGATACACTCGTTTCGACATTCTGCTCCTCCGGCGACAAGCTGATGGCGTTAATGCAAGTTCGTAGCGGAAGTCCATCAATTTCGAGTCGACAACACAGATGAACTGCGTTTGATCGACTTGCCGTTCTCGAATCGGCGTTTGTCTACAACGACGTGTGATATTTCGATATCGAACCTAGACATCGTTGCACAAATATCAACGAAAGTACAATTTTTCCGTCGCATTCACCCACCGCCGAAGACATGCTCGACAAATCGTGGCAGCAGTTGTTCGGTTTCCAACGTGTCGCGGCACAATTCGCCGAAATGTTCCGGCGGAATGTTTTCGATCCGTTCGACGTATTCCGGATAGGTTTTGACGCGGGCCAACAGGTCGTTGCGATTCAGTTCCGGGTGAAACTGCGTGCAATAAATCGGCGCATCCGCAAAACAGTATGCCTGATTCTCCACCCGCCTGGATGAGGCCAACAGCACGGCGTTTGCGGGCAAACGCGTCACACAATCTTCGTGCCCCATCTGGCCATAGAATGTTTCCCCCAGCGGACCAAAAATCGGATCGGCCCGGCCTGCTGCGGTCAATGTTAGGGTGTGCGTACCGACCTCGGCCCGCTGCAGGTCCTTGATCACTTCTCCCCCCATAGCACGAGCCATGGCCTGAAATCCCCAACAGGAGGCGAAGGTCGGCTTGCCCGCGGCATGCAATTGGCGGAGATAATCCAAGGCCCGCATCAGCCATTCCCCTTCGCCGGCGGCCGAATAATGCCCGCTACCCCCCAACAGAACCATATCCGCTTGCTCGGTGGTTGAAGGCGACGGACGGCTGTTGAGCATGTCGTGCACGGAAATCCGTTCCGGTGAGACCCCCAGGACCCGCGAAAAACTTTCGACTTCGTGGGTCTGCATCGGATCATTCGCATTCCGGACCTGGAGCAACAGATAGCGAAGGTTTTCGGCAAGGTTCATAGAATGATCAGTCGGTGGAACGGGGCAAGATAGCCTTACAAATGAAGCGCCCAGCTTAGAAAGCCCCACCCAGTTGTTCAACCGGTCCCGGGTGGCACGAAGGGCAGGGCGGACGCGAAATCGGAACAATCGGTCCCCCCGGAAGTCGCGATTCCCAAAACCAGGTCTACCAACCGGTTCGCTGACTTGACGATCAAGTCAAAGGCCATATATTAGGAACACGCCCAGCCGAAGTGGCGGAATTGGCAGACGCGCTGGATTCAAAATCCAGTGAGGGTAAACCTCGTGTGGGTTCAAGTCCCACCTTCGGCACTCTACAAATCAACCCCAACGAACCCCATAGGCCCCCAAGAGACGGGACCGAAGGGGTTCGTTGGGGTTTTTGTGTTTCTCGGAGCCCGCAGGCCCAAAACCCAACGGACCCCAGTTCGCGTTGCAACCAGCGTTGCAACGAATTACACGAGTTTCCGCGCCGTCGCCGGGCAAACATACAAGTGGAGACGTGGCATCGGTCCCGCAGTGCTCTTTCACCGGGGGGGACGCGCGTGCGACTCTCTCTCGCATTGATAATATGATGTCGAAATCATAAGCAGGCAAAACGTCCCAATTTGAAATCACCTTCATCGCTCGCTACCATGATCTCCACCGACTGTGCCCCCAAACGATTTTCAGGTGAACCTCGTTCTGGCGTTCGACTTGAGTGCGTCATTGTTTTTGAACCACGCGAGCGTCTTGATTCCACCATCTACGAGGCCAGTGATGAACATGTTGCACTTGGTGTGGATGACACTCCCCTCCGGAGATGCACCCGGGCGTGGGGATCGTATCCGCCAAGCACTGCACAAGTTCGGTGTCGAGACGCAGACGGCGGTAGCCCTTGTCAATGACGGCGCCGACGGCGTGTCGCTATGCGAGACGGACGCCACCCTCGTCGACGCAGTTCGTTCGCTTGACAAAGGGGGCGGCGGTGAGGATGTCGGTTGGCGAGCGCGAGCAGGAGAAGCGAGCTTGGCTATCGGGCCCTTCACCTTCGGGCAACGTCGGGGGTTGTTGTTGCGGTTCCAGCAAAGTGATTTTGAGGAGCTCGACAGCGCCGTTCGCGGAGGACGGCTGCTCGACCTGATTGCAGCGGTCCAGGAGGTCTGCGGAGCACGGGAGGTGATCTGGGCACGCGACATGAACGTTGCAGATCTCATCGAGATGCTCGAGGCCGACGGAACCGAGATTTATCCTGGTGACCTCGAGCATGTCGCGGCAGTAGCGGAGGTTGGTGAGGACCTGACGGAATTCATGGAGATTGTCGGCTCCACAATATCGGCGGGCAGCCTATCATTTGTGGCACGTAGATGGGCAAAGCCTAATCGGTGATGGAAAAATGAACTCGCCGCGAAACGTCTTGTAAGCACGACCTGCTCCCTTTGTTTCGGAGTCATGTTCCGCAGAGGCTCAATGACGCGGGCGATGGCAAGGCGTTTCCGTTCCAGAGGTGTGCTTTGACCTCAATCGAGCGATAGTTCGACTGATTCCAATTCCAGTCTGCCCTCGGAAGAGATCACGTAAACTGTGGTGAGTCTCATCAGCGTTGGCTATT from Symmachiella dynata encodes:
- a CDS encoding GspE/PulE family protein is translated as MFKSLFVSCLICMGMWASLPAVAQAEPADSFIATAPIAPVIAQLPTTPTKLTGPTAYPVVPGRRFYRGNNPIRPEVGGYLNLLRLIPIVGLLVLWVWSTYWIDQDSRGLKLDAAQWNAIALLSGVAAFLLVLVLPHFGIGFLAMSLLYAVPLGLYIRERNGRVPENSKVMTPRHIEKVVRRQLGRLGIDMGNRNTREESIGPPIEFMGKSVSGLGGDEGRSRQVENSKGYLAAKELVYDAILRRSTDIHLEPMKDQVATRYRVDGVMYPAEPFDRAVGDAVINIFKVLGAMDITERRRPQDGSFSADLEGRQIDFRVATQGTQAGEKLSLRILDQANSVSQLAHLGLRKQVQKSLANIIHQPHGLLLSCGPTGAGKSTTLFAALNEIDSYQRNIITVEDPVEYRLENVSQIEINSKSGQNFATSLRSILRQDPDVLMVGEIRDGETAKIACQAANTGHMVFSTIHANDTFTALFRLLDLGVEPFVVSTSITAILGQRLVRKLCPDCKEAYKPSTELLKKANLAPGKIEAFYRPPTNPQYECPSCNGLGFRGRIGVFELLVITDRIRDMIRENPSMSAIKAEARKEGILYMQEEGLRLVVHGATSMQELLRVIK
- a CDS encoding type 1 glutamine amidotransferase, whose translation is MNLAENLRYLLLQVRNANDPMQTHEVESFSRVLGVSPERISVHDMLNSRPSPSTTEQADMVLLGGSGHYSAAGEGEWLMRALDYLRQLHAAGKPTFASCWGFQAMARAMGGEVIKDLQRAEVGTHTLTLTAAGRADPIFGPLGETFYGQMGHEDCVTRLPANAVLLASSRRVENQAYCFADAPIYCTQFHPELNRNDLLARVKTYPEYVERIENIPPEHFGELCRDTLETEQLLPRFVEHVFGGG
- a CDS encoding CvpA family protein, which translates into the protein MELLFNGLLLLVFGIVTWCVASEGAWGAGIILLCVVFSGLLAMNFFEPLAIGLDGMLPAGYADIVALCLLFTGFVSLLRVATEWIAPIDIELPAPVYQAGRWGFAVITGYVTMAFLLTALHTAPLPREFAGFKPERKNLLNMAAPDRQWLGFTQYVSEHALRNSVAGRRRVFDGLELRRFGRPNDTLWAAFPIRYATRRELISGAASSSSSGNTLSAGGGSSGGGSSSGPPKRGTGM
- a CDS encoding TlpA family protein disulfide reductase, with translation MAATGEKVRELSVRASIPSNEDSPLGNFALGMCSSRESRFEFWFPPGAYGFEVFGLDPPGLELAKPHAIKLTEDQREFDCGVFDLIPKPRRNNEIEKAKQAGEWHDFTQKYGQQCPTWHVVDARGIPKDAQAEHFRGKWVLVYFWSPSCAPCMGRTLPKLHKFYEAHQKQRDRFEIVSICVDMEGKLKSMADFDLLMKPIVKAVWNGKALPFPVLLDNSYETMKRFGVEYFGTMLLIDPKGRLVQGDQSTLETMLSKEQQTKTSSPK